One window of Nostoc sp. C052 genomic DNA carries:
- a CDS encoding 2OG-Fe(II) oxygenase: MELQTEIDKAIAAVDYQKLQAEFQAQNELLVIENFLPKSIIEQFLALLPSLQPAINRNYIPNHKKGGSISRYSLDSLAPIFGEFYQLSAFFDFLNQITAEKLLPCPDADPHTYALYYYTEPGDHIQYHYDTSYYRGKRYTVLLGLVDNSSSKLEYQLYKDIPERETQKRSLSLTPGTLVLFNGDKLYHRVTPLGDNEQRIVLTLEYVTDTRMGMLKRFVSNMKDAIAYFGFRQVFRTSGK; encoded by the coding sequence ATGGAGCTTCAAACTGAAATTGATAAAGCGATCGCAGCTGTTGATTACCAGAAACTTCAAGCTGAGTTTCAAGCACAGAATGAATTGTTGGTGATTGAGAACTTTCTCCCGAAATCCATCATTGAGCAGTTTTTGGCACTGTTGCCGTCTTTGCAACCTGCTATCAACCGCAACTATATTCCCAATCATAAAAAGGGCGGTAGTATCAGCCGCTATAGTTTAGATAGCCTAGCTCCAATTTTCGGGGAGTTTTATCAACTCAGTGCCTTTTTTGACTTCCTCAACCAAATTACAGCAGAAAAACTTCTTCCCTGTCCTGATGCCGATCCCCATACTTACGCACTGTATTATTACACTGAGCCGGGGGATCATATCCAGTATCATTACGATACCTCTTATTATCGCGGGAAACGCTATACAGTGTTGCTTGGTTTAGTTGATAATTCATCCAGTAAGCTGGAATATCAACTCTACAAAGATATTCCTGAACGGGAAACGCAAAAGCGATCGCTCTCTTTAACTCCTGGTACTCTAGTTTTATTCAATGGTGATAAGCTTTACCACAGAGTTACTCCTTTGGGTGACAATGAACAGCGCATTGTCTTGACTTTGGAGTACGTCACCGACACCCGTATGGGTATGCTAAAACGTTTTGTCTCAAATATGAAAGATGCGATCGCTTATTTCGGGTTTCGCCAAGTGTTTCGCACTTCAGGTAAATAA
- the aepX gene encoding phosphoenolpyruvate mutase produces MHQIFAPIDTAANLNKCAQLRLLLESPQLDFIMEAHNGISARIVEEAGFKGIWASGLALSAQYGVRDNNEASWTQVVEMLEFMSDVTSIPILLDGDTGYGNFNNMRRLVKKLEQRGIAGVCIEDKLFPKTNSFINGSRQALADIDEFCGKIKAGKDSQTDPDFCIVARLEALIAGWDLSEALRRAEAYHAAGANAILIHSKSSRPDQVLAFAKEWAGRSPLVIIPTKYYSTATDVFRKAEVNLVIWANHLIRAAVASMQAIAREVKASETLINIEDDIAPVKEIFRLQGADELIEAEKRYFNNGRQHTQAIVLAASRGQELAGLTQDKPKVMLPLGGKPLLRLLVDKFKKLAINDITVVAGYKAETINVPGTKVIRNPDYETTGELASLACAQASFGEEMLVLYGDLLFRSYILRDLLECPGEIVAVVDSVANSKSVSGSPDYAYCSIPDDLSLFGQDVNLLDISKTTHTKLGKSSGRWIGMLRLRSQGRQWVSEALNELQKRPEFNSLGLPELCNYLIEQGKPIKVLYIRGNWLDVNSLDDLDLAFQLKQ; encoded by the coding sequence ATGCATCAAATATTTGCACCCATTGACACCGCTGCAAACTTAAATAAATGTGCCCAATTACGGTTATTACTAGAATCGCCTCAACTCGACTTCATTATGGAAGCTCACAACGGGATTAGCGCCCGAATTGTTGAAGAGGCTGGATTTAAAGGAATTTGGGCGAGTGGACTAGCCCTTTCGGCTCAATATGGCGTTCGAGATAATAATGAAGCCAGTTGGACTCAAGTTGTCGAGATGCTAGAGTTCATGTCTGATGTCACCAGCATCCCGATATTATTAGACGGAGATACTGGTTATGGCAACTTTAATAACATGCGTCGCCTTGTCAAAAAATTAGAACAGCGAGGTATTGCTGGAGTTTGTATTGAAGATAAGCTTTTTCCCAAAACCAATAGTTTCATCAACGGGAGTCGCCAAGCTTTGGCTGATATTGATGAATTTTGCGGCAAAATTAAGGCGGGTAAAGATAGTCAAACAGACCCAGATTTTTGCATCGTCGCCCGACTGGAAGCTTTGATTGCTGGGTGGGATCTTTCGGAGGCATTGCGCCGAGCTGAAGCTTACCACGCAGCCGGAGCAAACGCCATTCTCATTCACAGTAAATCATCGCGTCCTGACCAAGTGCTAGCCTTTGCCAAAGAATGGGCGGGTCGTTCTCCCTTAGTGATTATACCGACTAAATATTACAGCACCGCTACTGATGTTTTTCGCAAAGCGGAAGTTAATTTAGTCATCTGGGCAAACCATCTGATTCGAGCTGCTGTTGCTAGTATGCAGGCGATCGCGCGTGAAGTGAAAGCCAGCGAAACTTTAATCAACATTGAAGATGATATCGCTCCCGTAAAAGAAATTTTCCGGCTACAGGGGGCGGATGAACTCATAGAAGCTGAAAAACGCTACTTTAACAACGGACGACAACATACTCAAGCGATCGTTTTGGCTGCTAGCAGAGGACAAGAGTTAGCAGGTTTGACGCAAGATAAACCCAAAGTCATGTTACCCCTTGGAGGTAAACCACTGCTTAGATTGTTGGTGGACAAATTCAAGAAACTTGCCATCAATGATATTACCGTTGTCGCGGGTTACAAAGCAGAAACTATTAACGTTCCGGGGACTAAAGTCATCCGCAACCCAGATTATGAAACAACGGGAGAATTAGCATCCTTAGCTTGCGCTCAAGCCAGCTTTGGCGAAGAAATGTTAGTACTTTACGGCGATTTACTATTTAGAAGCTACATTCTGCGAGATTTATTAGAATGTCCCGGAGAGATTGTTGCTGTAGTTGATTCTGTAGCAAACAGTAAGTCTGTTAGTGGTTCACCTGACTACGCCTATTGCTCAATTCCAGACGATCTTTCTCTCTTTGGACAGGATGTCAACCTGTTGGACATTTCTAAAACAACACACACCAAATTAGGAAAATCTAGCGGACGCTGGATTGGGATGTTGCGCTTGCGGAGTCAAGGTAGACAGTGGGTAAGTGAAGCACTCAATGAACTGCAAAAACGACCGGAATTCAACAGTTTGGGTTTGCCAGAATTATGCAATTATTTAATCGAGCAAGGGAAACCGATCAAGGTGCTTTATATTCGCGGTAACTGGTTAGATGTTAATTCTTTAGATGATCTTGACCTTGCTTTTCAATTGAAACAATAG
- the aepY gene encoding phosphonopyruvate decarboxylase, whose product MIQAEEFVEAARNLGFGWYTGVPCSFLTPFINYVINDVQLKYICAANEGDAVAIAAGAAIAGKPAVVMMQNSGLGNAVNPLTSLTYIFRIPLLLICTLRGDRNLQDEPQHELMGQITEKLLQTMTIPWEFFPTDAAEIEPVLQRATAYMQQERRPYALIMRKGTIAPHALTRSSIPERENSNSVHIQQSFFRDRKEQRISRSEALARIVELIDAKNTVVIATTGYTGRELFASKDSANHLYMVGSMGCASSMALGLSLARPDLKVVVIDGDGAALMRMGNFATIGTYGGANLTHILLDNEVHDSTGAQATVSAGISFARIAEACGYGVTLAGDDPALLDALFTADANNRPKFAHLKIRPGTLEKLPRPNLTPEEVLQRFMKHIGNS is encoded by the coding sequence ATGATCCAGGCAGAAGAATTTGTAGAAGCTGCGCGTAATCTTGGCTTTGGGTGGTACACTGGCGTACCCTGTTCTTTTCTCACGCCTTTTATTAACTACGTTATTAATGACGTTCAACTTAAATACATCTGTGCAGCCAATGAGGGAGATGCTGTAGCGATCGCAGCTGGAGCCGCAATTGCTGGTAAACCTGCTGTGGTAATGATGCAAAACTCTGGTTTGGGAAATGCAGTTAACCCGCTAACCTCCCTTACTTATATCTTTCGGATTCCACTGCTGCTGATTTGTACCCTGCGGGGCGATCGCAATTTACAAGATGAACCGCAACATGAATTAATGGGGCAAATTACAGAAAAATTGCTGCAAACAATGACTATACCTTGGGAATTTTTTCCCACAGATGCAGCAGAAATAGAACCCGTTCTGCAAAGAGCCACAGCCTATATGCAGCAAGAACGCCGTCCTTATGCTCTAATTATGCGTAAGGGAACAATTGCCCCCCATGCGCTCACCCGTTCTTCTATCCCAGAACGAGAAAATAGTAATAGCGTTCATATTCAGCAAAGCTTTTTCCGCGATCGCAAAGAACAACGCATTTCTCGCAGCGAAGCATTAGCTAGGATTGTGGAACTGATTGATGCCAAAAATACTGTAGTAATTGCCACCACTGGTTACACAGGACGCGAACTATTTGCCAGCAAAGACAGCGCCAATCATCTTTATATGGTTGGGTCGATGGGTTGCGCTTCCTCAATGGCATTGGGATTATCTTTAGCACGTCCAGACCTCAAGGTAGTGGTCATTGATGGCGATGGGGCAGCATTAATGCGAATGGGTAATTTTGCTACCATCGGCACTTATGGCGGTGCTAACTTGACCCATATTCTTTTAGATAACGAAGTCCACGATTCCACAGGCGCACAAGCCACCGTCTCTGCGGGTATTTCCTTTGCCAGAATTGCCGAAGCCTGCGGTTACGGCGTTACATTAGCTGGAGATGACCCAGCCCTTTTAGATGCCTTATTTACCGCAGATGCTAACAATAGACCTAAATTCGCTCATTTAAAAATCCGTCCTGGAACTTTAGAAAAGCTACCCAGACCGAACCTTACCCCGGAAGAAGTTTTACAACGCTTCATGAAACACATTGGTAATTCGTAA
- a CDS encoding 2-aminoethylphosphonate aminotransferase: protein MILLNPGPVNLSDRVRNALLRPDLCHREVEFSQLQSRIREQLLQVYGLGSDWAAVLLTGSGTAAMEAMISSLVPTDGKLLVIENGVYGERLSKIAKIHGINYITLSHPWDAEIDINALIKLLDENTDITHLAVVHHETTTGRLNNLAELAPICQERHIKLLVDAVSSFGAEELNFADWGITACAATANKCLHGVPGVSFVILRRDALPSVDTIPRTLYLDLATYYQQQERGGTPFTQSVQTFYALTEALQEMAEAGGWRARYSHYNQLASLVRDGLASIGIKPLLPLGSSSVVLNAYYLPEGFSYEEFHDQLKAQDYIIYSGQGNLAQSIFRVSTMGAITHVDMERFIAVVKEIIR from the coding sequence ATGATTTTACTAAATCCCGGCCCCGTTAATTTGAGCGATCGCGTCAGAAATGCCCTGTTGCGACCCGATTTGTGTCACCGTGAGGTGGAATTTTCCCAACTTCAAAGCAGAATCCGCGAACAATTACTGCAAGTTTATGGTCTTGGGAGCGACTGGGCAGCAGTTCTCCTCACTGGTTCTGGTACAGCTGCGATGGAAGCGATGATCAGCAGTTTAGTACCCACAGACGGGAAATTACTAGTAATTGAAAACGGTGTATATGGCGAACGACTATCTAAAATCGCCAAAATCCACGGCATTAATTACATCACACTTTCCCATCCTTGGGATGCTGAAATAGATATCAACGCTTTAATCAAACTCTTGGATGAAAACACCGACATCACCCACCTCGCTGTCGTCCATCACGAAACTACTACCGGTCGCTTAAATAATTTGGCGGAACTTGCGCCAATTTGCCAAGAACGCCACATCAAACTGTTAGTGGATGCAGTCAGCAGCTTTGGTGCTGAAGAACTAAATTTTGCAGATTGGGGAATCACCGCTTGCGCTGCGACAGCGAATAAATGTCTGCATGGCGTTCCAGGAGTGTCCTTTGTGATCCTGCGACGGGATGCACTGCCGTCAGTAGACACAATCCCCCGCACCTTATATTTAGATTTAGCAACCTATTACCAGCAGCAAGAACGAGGCGGCACACCTTTTACGCAATCAGTACAAACATTTTACGCCTTAACAGAAGCTTTGCAAGAAATGGCAGAAGCAGGGGGTTGGCGTGCCAGATACAGCCATTACAACCAACTTGCCAGCTTAGTCAGAGATGGGTTAGCCTCAATTGGAATTAAACCCCTACTTCCTCTTGGCAGTTCATCCGTTGTTTTGAATGCCTACTACTTGCCAGAAGGTTTTAGCTATGAGGAATTTCACGATCAACTGAAAGCACAGGACTATATCATTTATTCTGGACAGGGAAATTTAGCTCAATCAATCTTTCGAGTCTCGACAATGGGAGCTATTACCCACGTTGATATGGAACGCTTTATTGCTGTTGTTAAGGAAATTATTCGGTAA
- a CDS encoding NTP transferase domain-containing protein, protein MKAIILAAGVGRRLGKDGQIQPKCLLKFNGKSLLERHLNYLRHYQINQVVIAVGYQAQRIQDEIKVLGAENWVSTVYNPDYTKGSVISLWTVRQHLAAGDEILLMDADVLCDRRIIERLVKTNIPNSFLLDRDFEPGDEPVKLCVKDNYLVEFRKQVALGLVYDLIGESVGFFRFGSAAAQRLANRTEKYVADGRDNEPYEEVIRDLLLETPEEFGYEDITGLPWLEIDFPQDIQRAQNEILPQIEVVENV, encoded by the coding sequence ATGAAGGCAATTATATTAGCTGCTGGTGTTGGACGACGCTTAGGTAAAGACGGGCAAATCCAACCCAAATGCTTACTGAAATTTAACGGCAAATCTCTATTAGAGCGCCATTTGAACTATCTCCGTCATTACCAGATTAACCAAGTGGTAATTGCTGTAGGTTATCAAGCACAAAGAATTCAGGATGAAATCAAAGTATTAGGAGCCGAAAATTGGGTCAGTACAGTTTATAATCCTGATTATACTAAAGGCAGTGTAATCAGCCTTTGGACTGTACGTCAGCATTTAGCTGCTGGCGATGAGATATTATTAATGGATGCAGATGTGTTGTGCGATCGCCGCATCATTGAACGACTGGTAAAGACAAATATCCCCAACAGCTTCTTACTGGATCGGGATTTTGAACCGGGAGATGAACCAGTAAAGCTTTGTGTTAAAGATAATTATCTAGTAGAGTTTCGCAAACAAGTAGCTCTTGGTTTGGTTTATGATTTGATTGGCGAGTCAGTGGGATTCTTTCGGTTTGGAAGTGCTGCTGCTCAACGTCTTGCTAATCGAACAGAAAAGTATGTTGCAGACGGACGAGATAATGAACCTTATGAAGAAGTAATTCGGGATCTATTGTTAGAAACTCCAGAAGAATTTGGCTATGAAGACATAACTGGATTACCTTGGCTAGAAATCGATTTTCCCCAGGATATTCAACGTGCCCAAAATGAGATTTTACCTCAGATAGAAGTAGTAGAAAATGTCTGA
- a CDS encoding KTSC domain-containing protein translates to MKLSKVDLSSLVAIAHSDGYLQLLLDRGDELEFLEIPAPIQAYEGLQELNEAIAETTALPFEEEPILMLPVVSSMAMAVGYDRNEQILQVEFQSGAVYQYLGVDEDTWEDLHSSDSIGSFFNQEIKGRYDCDRLDCAD, encoded by the coding sequence ATGAAGCTATCTAAGGTAGATTTGAGCAGTTTAGTAGCGATCGCTCACTCTGATGGATATTTGCAGTTGTTGCTCGATCGAGGCGACGAATTAGAGTTTTTGGAAATTCCAGCGCCAATACAGGCTTATGAAGGATTGCAAGAACTCAACGAAGCGATCGCCGAAACAACTGCATTACCTTTTGAAGAAGAACCAATTTTGATGCTACCAGTCGTCTCCTCAATGGCTATGGCTGTAGGCTACGATCGCAACGAACAGATTTTGCAAGTTGAGTTTCAAAGTGGCGCTGTTTATCAATACTTAGGCGTAGACGAAGATACTTGGGAAGATTTACACTCCTCTGACTCCATTGGCAGCTTTTTCAATCAAGAGATTAAAGGTAGATATGATTGCGATCGTCTAGATTGTGCAGATTAA
- a CDS encoding transposase family protein: MTNPLARIESHPHEAKRLIGINYDQFLALVSLAEKRHREKQAEIEKNKVRIIAKGGGRKPEMSPKEGICLCLVYLRQKPIFEILGLLFDISKTKANDAFNYWVDILREILPASQIEEASVDSQKYQELQQMLSEYELIVDSAEQATARPVDYQEQKRYYSGKKKMHTLKNQFIVLPGGEDIVDICVGMLGKTSDINLFRDTRNKFADSQRFIGDKAYIGDDAITTPHKKRKNTEISEFQKQENKQLSSRRIAVEHMICRVKIFRVASEKFRLARHRYSQVILAVCGLIRLRLNRLVSLTINT; encoded by the coding sequence ATGACAAACCCTTTAGCAAGAATTGAATCACATCCCCACGAAGCAAAACGATTAATAGGGATTAATTATGACCAGTTTTTAGCATTGGTATCCTTAGCGGAAAAAAGGCATAGAGAGAAACAAGCAGAAATTGAAAAAAATAAAGTTCGGATTATTGCCAAGGGAGGCGGACGCAAACCAGAGATGTCACCGAAAGAAGGAATATGCTTGTGTCTAGTTTACCTCAGACAAAAACCAATTTTTGAAATTTTAGGGTTACTCTTTGATATTTCCAAAACAAAAGCGAATGATGCTTTTAACTATTGGGTAGATATTTTGAGAGAAATTTTACCAGCATCTCAAATAGAAGAAGCGTCAGTAGATAGTCAAAAATATCAAGAATTGCAGCAAATGCTGTCCGAGTATGAATTAATTGTTGATAGTGCAGAACAGGCTACAGCGAGACCTGTAGACTATCAAGAACAAAAAAGATATTACTCTGGTAAGAAAAAAATGCATACTCTAAAAAACCAGTTTATTGTCTTACCAGGTGGTGAAGATATTGTAGATATCTGTGTGGGAATGCTGGGAAAAACAAGTGATATTAATTTATTTCGAGATACTCGGAATAAATTTGCTGACTCACAAAGGTTTATAGGTGATAAGGCCTATATTGGAGATGATGCCATTACCACACCTCATAAGAAACGAAAGAATACAGAAATTTCGGAATTCCAAAAACAAGAGAATAAACAACTTTCGTCTCGCAGAATTGCCGTTGAACACATGATATGTCGGGTAAAAATATTTCGAGTAGCCTCGGAAAAATTCCGTCTCGCTCGTCATCGATATAGTCAGGTAATTCTGGCAGTTTGTGGGCTGATTAGGTTAAGACTTAATCGCTTAGTATCCTTAACCATTAATACTTAA